Proteins from a genomic interval of Betta splendens chromosome 10, fBetSpl5.4, whole genome shotgun sequence:
- the LOC114864433 gene encoding SH2 domain-containing protein 1A-like, translating into MENLSVYHGPIGKEEGERRLGQDGRDGCYLVRNSDSVPDVFCLCVLCKGYVYTYRLHKDDAGSWAAETTPGVKKRYFRKIKNLIAAFQKPGQGIAMPLLYPVTAQTRAQTHTEAETTGNGLSQTHGSPNPFLQQQQRQRQRQQPAHAAQGQKNRNKEARQAFG; encoded by the exons ATGGAGAACCTGTCCGTGTACCACGGGCCCATTGGcaaagaggagggggagcggcGCCTGGGCCAGGACGGCCGGGACGGCTGCTACCTGGTCCGAAACAGCGACTCGGTGCCGGAtgttttctgcctgtgtgtgct gtgcaaaGGCTACGTCTACACGTACAGACTCCACAAGGATGACGCGGGCTCGTGGGCTGCAGAA ACCACTCCTGGCGTGAAGAAGCGATATTTCCGGAAAATCAAGAACTTGATAGCGGCTTTCCAGAAGCCGGGACAAGGGATCGCGATGCCTCTGCTCTACCCTGTCACGGCGCAGACgcgggcacaaacacacacagaggcggAGACGACCGGTAATGGCTTGTCACAGACACACGGCAGCCCGAACcctttcctccagcagcagcagcggcagcggcagcggcagcagcctgcacacgctgctcagggacagaaaaacaggaacaagGAGGCACGGCAAGCTTTTGGTTAG
- the LOC114864431 gene encoding type-2 angiotensin II receptor-like has protein sequence MVAHDLPLPNATTNLSSAAPGCADWPPVAMTTAIPAVYGVVCVLGAAANALAACVLARGAASRRTVANTFMLNLCVSDLLFLLSLPLWAVYYARGYRWPFGWLACKACGALLNLNLYASIFFITCMSMDRYLAIVHPLRSQGLRDPKRARLTCQVVWVLACACSAPNVAFRTTQYLPDLGVEACVISYPDHQWYVALNCMKMVLGFLLPLAVICFCYGAIGRHLWVWADADVFGTRAPSEPPRGPSAEPRESCGRPERPPAPCAGPSCSTGRSLEGRGLERILWTVAAVVLAFFLCWFPFHCVTLLAVLMHEGWLEGCWVMWATHNLTPLTLCLGFSNSAINPLLYCFVGNHFRGRLGGLCRGLRARGERQSQKRGSFSTRLSSFSRKLSDLKDLVIVEPTSPA, from the coding sequence ATGGTCGCCCacgacctccccctccccaACGCCACCACCAACCTGAGCTCCGCCGCCCCCGGCTGCGCGGACTGGCCCCCCGTCGCCATGACGACGGCCATCCCGGCCGTCTACGGCGTGGTGTGCGTGCTGGGCGCCGCCGCCAACGCGCTGGCCGCGTGCGTGCTGgcgcgcggcgccgcctcccgGAGGACCGTCGCCAACACCTTCATGCTCAACCTGTGCGTGTCCGACCTGCTCTTCCTGCTGTCGCTGCCGCTGTGGGCCGTCTACTACGCCCGGGGCTACCGCTGGCCCTTCGGCTGGCTGGCCTGCAAGGCGTGCGGGGCGCTCCTCAACCTCAACCTCTACGCCTCCATCTTCTTCATCACGTGCATGAGCATGGACCGCTACCTGGCCATCGTGCACCCCCTGCGCTCCCAGGGCCTGCGGGACCCCAAGCGGGCCCGGCTCACGTGCCAGGTGGTGTGGGTCCTGGCCTGCGCCTGCTCCGCCCCCAACGTGGCCTTCAGGACCACGCAGTACCTGCCGGACTTGGGCGTGGAGGCCTGCGTGATCAGCTACCCCGATCACCAGTGGTACGTGGCCCTGAACTGCATGAAGATGGTGCTGGGCTTCCTGCTGCCGCTGGCGGTCATCTGCTTTTGCTACGGCGCTATTGGCAGGCACTTGTGGGTTTGGGCCGATGCGGACGTGTTCGGCACGCGGGCGCCGTCGGAACCCCCCAGGGGTCCCTCGGCGGAGCCCCGCGAGAGCTGCGGCCGGCCGGAGCGGCCCCCCGCCCCCTGCGCGGGCCCCAGCTGCAGCACCGGCAGGTCCCTGGAGGGCCGCGGGCTGGAGCGGATCCTGTGGACGGTGGCGGCGGTGGTGCTggccttcttcctctgctggttccCCTTCCACTGCGTGACTCTGCTGGCTGTGCTGATGCACGAGGGCTGGTTGGAGGGCTGCTGGGTGATGTGGGCCACCCACAACCTCACCCCTCTCACCCTCTGCCTGGGCTTCTCCAACTCGGCCATCAACCCCCTGCTCTACTGCTTCGTGGGGAACCACTTCCGCGGGCGCCTCGGGGGCCTCTGCAGGGGCCTGAGGGCCCGGGGGGAGCGGCAGAGCCAGAAGAGGGGCTCGTTCAGCACCAGGCTCAGCTCGTTCTCAAGGAAACTCAGTGACCTGAAGGACCTTGTGATTGTGGAGCCCACTAGTCCTGCTTAG